A DNA window from Vanessa cardui chromosome 16, ilVanCard2.1, whole genome shotgun sequence contains the following coding sequences:
- the LOC124536240 gene encoding SUMO-activating enzyme subunit 2, translated as MVARVAGVFDEKLTEAIANSKILVVGAGGIGCEILKNLVLTGFPQIEIIDLDTIDVSNLNRQFLFHKEHVGKSKAQVAKDSALSFNPNVNIIAHHDSVISNDYGVSYFKQFNIVMNALDNRVARNHVNRMCLAANVPLIETGTAGYAGQVELIKKGLTQCYECQPKAPQKSFPGCTIRNTPSEPIHCIVWAKHLFNQLFGEEDPDQDVSPDTADPEAAGDAGASALSSEGTAAGNIERKSTRAWASDTNYDPEKLFSKLFGDDIRYLLSMENLWKKRRPPTPLTWDNLPGKDNAPAQHSGLPDQRVWTVHECAQVFAASCKALQTDLKSRPDGDHLVWDKDEKSAMDFVTACANIRAHIFNIQLKSRFEIKSMAGNIIPAIATANAIVAGLAVIRAQALLKGEIETCTSVYLRPKVNHRGQLFVPEKTLTAPNPKCYVCAPKPEVGLACNIKQLTLKDLNTAFKEGLNMQAPDATVEGKGLVVLSSEPGETDHNNEKTLEEIGLNDGCALLVDDFLQNYEVRVRLQQEDDEKSWRLVTDTDAPMPAPKEDKTANGSNGAKEPKPGPSRSKEDSDSDMEIIDEDDDGEPTPKPPKRRRTEISDEVVELC; from the exons ATCGACCTTGATACAATCGACGTAAGCAACTTGAATCGTCAATTTTTGTTTCACAAGGAGCATGTTGGGAAGTCGAAAGCCCAAGTGGCCAAGGACAGTGCACTTAGCTTTAATCCGAACGTTAATATCATTGCGCATCATGACAGTGTGATCAG caatGATTATGGAGTAAGTTATTTCAAGCAATTCAATATTGTGATGAATGCATTGGATAACCGGGTTGCCAGAAACCATGTAAATAGAATGTGTTTAGCTGCTAACGTGCCGCTCATCGAAACTGGAACTGCAGGCTATGCTGGAcag GTTGAACTTATCAAAAAAGGTCTAACACAATGTTATGAATGTCAACCAAAAGCCCCACAAAAATCTTTCCCTGGCTGCACCATCAGAAATACTCCATCTGAACCCATTCATTGCATTGTTTGGGCCAAGCATCTCTTCAACCAACTGTTTGGTGAAGAAGACCCAGACCAAGATGTAAGTCCAGACACAGCAGACCCTGAAGCAGCTGGAGATGCAGGTGCATCTGCATTGTCCTCTGAGGGAACAGCGGCAGGcaatattgaaagaaaaagtACAAGAGCTTGGGCTTCGGACACAAACTACGATCCCGAAAAGTTATTCTCGAAGCTCTTTGGGGATGATATTCGTTATTTGTTATCCATGGAGAATTTGTGGAAGAAACGTCGCCCACCCACTCCTTTAACATGGGATAATCTGCCAGGAAAAGATAATGCACCTGCCCAACATTCAGGATTACCTGATCAGAGAGTGTGGACAGTACACGAATGTGCACag GTATTTGCCGCCAGCTGCAAGGCATTACAAACAGATTTGAAGAGTCGTCCTGATGGTGATCATCTTGTTTGGGACAAGGATGAGAAGAGCGCCATGGACTTTGTGACGGCATGCGCGAACATTCGTGCCCACATCTTCAACATACAACTGAAGTCACGTTTTGAAATCAAAT caATGGCGGGGAACATCATTCCAGCAATAGCTACAGCTAACGCGATTGTAGCAGGGCTGGCAGTAATACGTGCCCAAGCCCTGCTGAAGGGAGAAATCGAAACATGCACAAGTGTTTATTTAAGACCCAAAGTTAATCATCGTGGACAATTGTTTGTACCGGAAAAAA CTTTAACTGCACCAAACCCTAAGTGTTATGTATGCGCTCCGAAACCAGAAGTAGGTCTTGCTTGCAATATCAAACAACTCACTCTTAAAGATCTGAACACTGCCTTCAAAGAAGGACTCAACATGCAAGCTCCAGATGCAACCGTTGAAGGCAAAGGGCTTGTTGTGTTGTCTTCAGAACCTGGTGAAACAGACCACAACAATGAAAAAACTCTTGAAGAGATTGGACTCAATGATGGTTGTGCTCTGTTAGTTGATGACTTCCTACAAAACTATGAAGTTCGTGTCAGGCTACAACAAGAAGATGATGAGAAATCATGGCGCCTCGTAACAGACACAGATGCACCAATGCCAGCTCCAAAGGAGGACAAGACAGCTAATGGCTCTAATGGTGCAAAGGAACCAAAACCCGGTCCATCCCGTTCTAAAGAAGATAGTGATAGTGACATGGAAATTATTGACGAAGATGATGATGGTGAACCAACACCGAAACCACCAAAGCGCAGACGTACTGAAATAAGTGATGAAGTCGTTGAACTCTGCTAG
- the LOC124536250 gene encoding phosducin-like protein, protein MATLEDKILGEKLQNYCSSSEDEGGSGDEDSASGDEEGTASKMCSARAEPPPINNWNGSATNTGPKGVLEDWKRFKQLEAENRKELAKERIALAKKLTLTVKTAQEEEEAKEIDELEDELNELMDEDFLMKYQQQRMQELMAQLQKAPKFGKVLTLNSQEDFLNAIDKEDSKVTIIVHIYNNGVKACESMDGCLRLLAPDYPAVKYCRIAADITGLSRHFRIDGVPALLVYKGGQIIGNFVKLANELGEDFFATDVEKFLIEYGMLPEN, encoded by the coding sequence ATGGCTACTTTGGAAGATAAAATTCTGGGTGAGAAATTACAAAACTATTGTAGCAGCAGTGAAGATGAAGGGGGATCTGGTGATGAAGACAGTGCGAGCGGTGATGAGGAAGGGACTGCGTCTAAAATGTGTTCGGCGCGCGCAGAACCTCCACCTATTAATAACTGGAACGGTTCCGCCACCAATACCGGTCCGAAAGGTGTACTTGAAGATTGGAAGAGATTTAAACAGTTAGAAGCTGAAAACCGCAAAGAATTGGCTAAAGAGCGTATTGCTCTTGCTAAGAAACTTACCCTAACCGTAAAAACAGCACAGGAAGAAGAAGAAGCAAAAGAAATTGATGAGCTAGAGGATGAATTAAATGAGTTAATGGATGAAGATTTCTTGATGAAATATCAACAACAGAGAATGCAAGAGTTAATGGCTCAATTACAAAAGGCTCCTAAATTTGGCAAAGTACTAACATTAAACAGCCAAGAAGACTTTTTAAATGCTATTGATAAGGAAGATAGCAAAGTTACAAtcattgtacatatttataataacggTGTTAAAGCATGTGAGAGTATGGATGGCTGTCTAAGGTTATTAGCACCTGATTATCCTGCTGTAAAATATTGTAGGATAGCTGCTGATATTACTGGCCTGAGTCGTCACTTCCGCATCGATGGAGTCCCAGCTTTATTAGTATATAAGGGAGGACAGATAATTGGTAACTTTGTAAAACTTGCAAATGAACTCGGTGAAGATTTCTTTGCAACTGATGTTGagaaatttttaatagaatatggAATGTTACCAGAAAACTAA
- the LOC124536251 gene encoding small nuclear ribonucleoprotein F encodes MAAAMPINPKPFLNSLTGKSVLVKLKWGHEYKGLLVSADGYMNLQLANTEEIVDGSCTGNLGEVLIRCNNVLYVRGAEEEDEEGEMKE; translated from the exons ATGGCGGCGGCTATGCCTATTAACCCTAAACCATTCCTCAACAGCCTAACGGGCAAGTCTGTTCTTGTTAAATTAAAGTGGGGTCACGAGTATAAAGGCTTATTGGTTTCAGCAGATGGATACATGAACTTACAACTAGCCAATACAGAAGAAATTGTTGATGGATCTTGTACAG GTAATCTTGGTGAAGTTCTTATAAGATGTAATAACGTGTTATATGTTAGAGGAGCAGAAGAAGAAGACGAAGAAGGTGAAATGAAAgaataa
- the LOC124536228 gene encoding trimethylguanosine synthase, producing MMSEYYDHYHRWEPLAEFHFFFDDDEEFYDDNYVYCLCSRAVIRDGVRTYYAEKEYGTESEAEIAADSQSQDIDDHSHVHFSVDTSYKTKCEKDEGASCYCSASHTDNYCSTDELDPTQIHGFPSHALQPSDSGADLTYQDCHSDYTTLDKIERMEQDIIDTNENYLSDNTWEKFWASNGERIIWASWIKKYSDYINPTYLDENNDLVLDDNNIPKQHSAEPLCNKDVVDYRERDDVNVMRERKFSYDSKVNPYKKASKDQNYEDKYDKPSEKVSDKDEMWLPARRRRSCSEHDGIVSPRTLPGTDSMTNVTKLTLSSHNVTSSHVTSESTPTDDYSVSSSTSTSDDQFNDQTRIVNIDDTEQMPSEDLDTEQYWQFLWKKHFGEQYALHYANYIECHEIRNREIAALNVQESKIEELKGLDNECENSEGNSQELPSVIEVQTQIDKINLEEKVVKPKRRTKNASNRIISSVGVLLQNLLKEQKDKSIDEAFDGEDGTTNNEKSESLALEKNENTTGSNNLQNNSNVSKHDYYDGDDDPPEEKPVSLKRSHEIDDEEVNSEKVKSTFQIMGFSFDSEKIPKGQLIYRKRLGRLRPPRYKRNGTSKKTYFDDEGKPYHLEQNQESQDEGEMLTDDDGPEIQSDGEKNNLENKLEESTNTETENTENHESKDNEIEIETISENTADILQEDVEPQSDVINSKNDEQTDTHVEITSLNKRRRRPKRYPRMEDYDTTDMPVELKGDEKMFKYWKKRHSLFHRFDEGIQLDRESWFSVTPESVARHIADKCGRDHVVDAFCGAGGNTIQFALTCKKVTAIDIDPAKIEMAKHNAAVYGVADRIEFIVGDFFEIAPTLTADMVFLSPPWGGPNYSDNYEYDIETMLEPKPASELMRIARDINSNIALYLPRNTRMDQILSIAQEVGGSVEVEQSYLDKRFIALTAYFY from the exons ATGATGTCGGAGTATTACGATCATTACCACCGTTGGGAGCCTTTAGCcgaatttcatttcttttttgaCGATGATGAGGAATTTTACGACGATAATTACGTTTATTGTTTATGTAGTCGAGCTGTAATAAG agATGGAGTAAGGACTTATTATGCAGAAAAGGAATATGGTACTGAAAGTGAAGCAGAAATTGCAGCCGACTCTCAATCGCAGGATATTGACGATCATTCTCATGTACATTTCTCGGTTGACACTTCATACAAGACTAAATGTGag AAAGATGAAGGTGCCAGTTGCTACTGTAGTGCATCTCATACTGACAATTATTGTTCAACTGATGAGCTAGATCCTACTCAAATACATGGTTTCCCATCCCATGCTCTTCAACCAAGCGACAGTGGCGCTGACCTCACATATCAGGACTGCCATTCCGACTACACCACACTTGACAAAATAGAAAGAATGGAACAGGATATCATTGATACCAATGAAAATTACCTATCAGATAATACATGGGAAAAATTCTGGGCTTCTAACGGTGAAAGAATTATTTGGGCTTCCTGGATTAAGAAGTACAGTGACTACATCAATCCAACATATCTAGATGAAAACAATGATTTAGTTTTGGATGATAACAACATTCCGAAACAGCACTCAGCCGAGCCTTTGTGTAATAAGGACGTAGTTGATTACAGAGAACGCGATGATGTTAATGTCATGAGGGAGAGGAAATTCTCTTATGATTCTAAAGTCAATCCTTACAAAAAGGCCAGTAAGGACCAGAATTATGAAGATAAATATGATAAACCAAGTGAGAAAGTAAGTGACAAAGATGAAATGTGGCTTCCAGCACGTAGAAGACGTTCTTGCTCTGAACACGATGGAATTGTAAGTCCCAGAACACTTCCAGGTACAGATTCGATGACAAATGTGACCAAACTAACTCTTTCGAGTCACAATGTTACTTCCAGTCATGTAACATCAGAATCAACTCCAACAGATGATTATAGTGTCTCATCATCAACGTCAACATCTGATGATCAATTTAATGATCAGACAAGGATCGTAAATATTGATGATACAGAACAAATGCCATCCGAAGATTTGGATACTGAACAATATTGGCAATTTCTATGGAAGAAACATTTTGGCGAACAATATGCTTTGCACTACGCAAATTATATTGAATGTCATGAAATAAGAAACAGAGAAATAGCTGCTTTGAATGTACAAGAGAGTAAAATTGAAGAATTGAAAGGTTTAGATAATGAGTGTGAGAATAGTGAAGGGAATTCACAGGAACTGCCTTCGGTTATTGAAGTTCAAACACAAATCGATAAAATTAACTTAGAAGAAAAGGTCGTCAAACCAAAAAGGAGGACTAAAAATGCAAGTAATCGCATCATAAGCTCAGTGGGTGTACTGCTGCAAAATTTACTCAAAGAACAAAAGGACAAGTCGATAGATGAAGCCTTTGATGGTGAAGATGGAACAACTAATAACGAAAAGTCTGAGTCATTGGCATTGGAGAAGAATGAAAATACAACTGGATCGAATAATCTGCAAAACAATAGCAATGTATCCAAACACGATTATTATGATGGAGACGACGATCCACCTGAAGAAAAGCCGGTATCGTTAAAGAgaag CCATGAAATCGACGACGAAGAGGTGAATTCGGAGAAAGTTAAATCGACATTCCAAATCATGGGTTTCTCATTCGACTCAGAGAAGATACCGAAGGGTCAGCTTATTTATAGAAAGCGGTTAGGGAGACTGCGTCCGCCGCGGTACAAGCGAAACGGGACGTCGAAGAAGACATACTTTGACGATGAAGGAAAACCGTATCACTTGGAACAG AATCAAGAATCACAGGATGAAGGCGAAATGCTTACGGATGATGATGGTCCAGAAATACAATCAGATGGTGAGAAAAATAACTTAGAAAACAAACTAGAAGAAAGCACAAACACAGAAACAGAAAACACAGAAAACCATGAATCCAAAGATAACGAGATTGAAATCGAAACTATATCTGAAAATACTGCAGATATTTTACAAGAAGACGTTGAACCACAGAGTGATGTTATTAACAGCAAAAACGACGAACAAACAGATACTCATGTCGAAATAACAA GTCTTAATAAACGCAGGCGTCGACCTAAAAGGTATCCTCGAATGGAGGACTATGATACAACAGACATGCCAGTAGAGCTCAAAGGAGATGAGAAAATGTTTAAGTATTGGAAGAAACGACATTCGTTGTTTCATCG CTTCGACGAAGGCATACAGTTGGACCGCGAGAGTTGGTTCAGCGTGACGCCGGAGAGCGTGGCGCGCCACATCGCCGACAAGTGCGGGCGCGACCACGTGGTCGACGCCTTCTGCGGCGCCGGCGGGAACACCATACAGTTCGCGCTCACGTGCAAGAAAG TAACCGCCATAGATATCGATCCAGCAAAGATAGAAATGGCAAAGCACAACGCTGCAGTTTATGGTGTGGCAGATCGAATAGAGTTCATAGTGGGAGACTTTTTTGAAATAGCACCAACTCTAACAGCAGACATGGTGTTCTTAAGTCCTCCTTGGGGAGGGCCGAACTATTCTGAT AATTATGAATATGACATAGAAACTATGCTGGAACCCAAACCAGCATCAGAATTAATGAGGATTGCTCGGGATATCAACTCGAACATAGCACTGTACTTACCGAGAAACACAAGAATGGATcag ATACTTTCCATTGCTCAAGAAGTCGGCGGTTCTGTAGAGGTAGAACAAAGTTATTTAGATAAAAGATTTATAGCACTCACTGcctatttttattag